Genomic window (Amaranthus tricolor cultivar Red isolate AtriRed21 chromosome 7, ASM2621246v1, whole genome shotgun sequence):
AATATTGTATCCATgttggtttttacataattataaatccatttttaaaatcaaataaaatcgaATTCTATTATAAAGTCGGGTAAATATCAAATTATCGTCCCTTTTTAAATCTTTTCAGCCACAACCCAACaagtagaaataaaaaatagagaaatttcATGTGTTGACcatgagtttttggcttttccacaaatgttttttaaatcGGCGTGGTGACCTTAAGTTTCTAACTTTTTCACGCGGTAgacaaaatgttaattttttagttaaattaagttcttattaacttaatttcaaaatgacaaattctttattaagatcGTCTCACCGTAAGATATGGCCTGgcctaatttttaatttcttaaaatttaatgaaaaaaactgTTTTTATTTAGTCAATTGCTTTGTAAGTTTAACTTTGGACTACTTGTATAGACTCGTTTCAcgataagacggtctcatacaagacttgttgttTCAAAATATGTGGTCCATTAGGTTAATcacaacatttattttttaaaaaatgacaaatatgacattatatttgataaaaaatagtataaagTTAAGAAAAAAGATTTCCAATTATATAGCACTTGAAAAAGTTAAAAGCAAAGttcacataaattaaaaaaaattgtctatGGAGAAGTAAaaagtttagaaaaaaaaaaacaaaaacaaattcttCACCGTTCAATTCAATCGAATAAAAAGAggaagaaaagagaagagaaaaacCCTCTCGCCGTCGTGTACTTCTTACCCTCTTCTCTCTTTCCCTCTCTTCCTTCACACAACGAACAAAAATCGTACGTGTATGATTTGCTTTCTTCATTGaaatttccttatttttaggatcTGTAGAACTGATTCATTTGTTTTTGATACACCTTTTTTGATTTCAGTTGCATAGAGGAGGAATTTGAGtgaaagaagaagaacaagatgTTTGGAAGAGCAcccaaaaaaagtaataatacgAAGTATTATGAGATCTTGGGAGTGCCGAAAAGTGCTTCTCCTGATGATCTAAAGAAGGCTTATAAGAAAGCTGCCATTAAGAATCATCCTGATAAGGGCGGTGATCCTGAAAAGGTTTTAATATATTCATCTTTTTAAATTCTAGGTATATAATTGTTGATGTATATTAGGTTGATGGTAATGGGTTTCATTGGGTCATTGCTACAGATCATTTGTCTGATCTGTTTTTGTGAATCTGGATTGCTGTGATCTTAGTATCTTACCGTAGCGTGTTAATTGTTTCGTAAATTTTGCTATCGACTAGCTGGTATTGATTAATCTTACGTAATTCTGTGATTAATATGGATTTTGAGaaaaaatagttgaaatttGCGATGCAATTTTGAGAAAGCTTGAGTTGAGGTTAGGGTTTGAAATTTGCGATGCAATTTTGATGGCTGTCTTTTGTTAAACAAGAGCCAAATCAATCTAGTGGAGGTGATTTTGATCACATTATAACTCAATCTATAGCATGCATCAACGTGGGAGATAATGGAACGGCTAGGGGATTGGAGTGTGTTGATGTTGAGCTTCAAAGAAGCGCAAATGGGAGGAAGAACAAAGCTGCTCCAACGAGCACATAGGGTGGTCGAATGCAGATAAAGACGCGAGCAGGGTGTGCTCGTCCGAGTAAGTGCTGGCAGAATAGTAAGGACAAATGTGATGTTTTCATATGTGTGTTGTACTATTGGAAGGTTATTTTTTCGGTTTTTTTGGGCTATACGAAGGGCCATTAATAAGAAATTAGAGTAAGGGTGATCATTAGTACTAGACTACTAGCAAGTAAAAAGGTTTGGGACCCAAACAGGGTCTTTTCTAGTATTGGTGAGATAGCTTTATTGTTAGAGGTTGTGAATTATTTTTGTGACTGATTTCTTTATTGTATTGTTGAATTCGCTAAATATATACAATCCTATTTGTGGGGGTGGTACCTTAAACTTGCttgtttgtttttaattttccattagtgtgctctatttttattttgaaccttCTTTTACACCAATTGAGTGTCCAAACAATTTCATTTCAAGCTCCATTTTAATGGCTCCTATTTTGTTCAAGCTCCAATTAAATGGCTTCCTTTGGCTTTCCTCTGCTGAAGTGGGATTTCCGACTTTCTTTCTTTCAACAATTGAATCCCGCCTTTCTCTCACTTGGCTTCTAATTTCTTCACAGTTGCTTCCTTCATACATCCCTTTTCTCAGTTGGAGCTTCCTTCATACGTGACTTCTGATTTCTTCTCAGCTTGAGTTTTAGCTTCtgatttctttgtttattgctCTGCTTCATATTGCATCTGGGTTTAGCTTCAGGAAGATTTTGGTCGGCTGTAACTGAAGATAGAATTTTGTATTTAGGGGGAAGGGGGAAGGTGGAAGGGGGAAGGGAAGGGGTTTGTCGCAGGGGAGGGGAGGGGAGCcattgcatgaaactttaacAAAAGTAAGCCAAGGGATGTGATGGGGGAAGGGCACAATTGGAAaagtttctaaattttttttccgttttctttcccttttttttttttttttttttttttggcaaaatgACCTGTTGCAATGGCTTACGAAATACCCAGCATAGCAGGCCTATCAAATGCTTGGGTTTATTAATCAATCAGTTGGTTTATTTTGAGTGGATTAGTGATAGGTGAGATTTCttatactattaattatttttctgcTTTTATGTGTTTCAAAAGTTTGTAATGATGTTGTTGAGATGTAGTAGGCTtctgttattaataaattttgttatttggcAGTTTAAGGAATTGGCTCATGCCTATGAGGTTTTAAGTGATCCCGAAAAGCGTGAGATATACGATCAATATGGAGAGGATGCCCTTAAGGAAGGGATGGGCGGTGGCGGTGGAGGACATGACCCATTTGATATCTTCTCCTCATTCTTTGGGGGAAATCCCTTTGGTGGTTAGTATCTTGTCACGTCCAAATTGATTATCCTGGTGTTGCTATAAATGAAGTATCTCACATTTATGATTTGTATTAGGTGGTGGGAGTAGTAGAGGTCGAAGGCAAAGAAGGGGGGAGGATGTCATCCATCCACTTAAGGTTTCATTGGAGGATCTTTACAATGGTACTTCCAAGAAACTGTCTCTTGCTCGTAATGTCATCTGCTCCAAGTGCAAGGGGTGAGCAGTGATCTACGTTGgtcaattatttcttttttgaattGGTTGGTAAAATTATTTCAGCTTATGAAGACTTGTTGATATAATTTTCTTTCTAACTTTTATAATCAACTACAGTAAAGGATCAAAATCTGGTGCTTCAATGAATTGTCCTGGCTGCCAAGGGTCTGGAGTGAAAATCTCAATCAGGCAGCTTGGTCCTTCTATGATCCAGCAGATGCAACATACTTGTAATGATTGCAAGGGTACCGGTGAAACCATTAATGACCGAGACCGTTGCCCACAATGTAAGGGTGAGAAGGTTGTGCAGGAGAAGAAAGTTTTGGAGGTTCATGTTGAGAAGGGAATGCAAAGTAGACAAAAGATTACATTTCCTGGAGAAGCTGATGAGGCCGTATGTATTTGGTCTTTTGAACTACCCATTCTTCTGCCTTTTTTGGATATATGTATGTTAAAcccattacttttttttaaaaaaaattgtatttttacaGCCCGACACCGTCACAGGAGATATCGTATTTATCCTACAGCAGAAGGAGCACTCGAAATTCAAGCGAAAGGGTGATGATCTGTTTTACGAACATAACCTTTTGCTAACTGAGGCCCTCTGTGGTTTCCAGTTTGTATTAGCCCATCTCGACAATAGACAATTGCTAATAAAATCCGGGCCTGGAGAAGTTGTTAAACCAGGTAAGATTCATTTTGGTGTTTTTTGATGCTGTTTGGTAGTTCCCCGTAAAAAAGGGTTGTTTGATAATGGGGCATCTATTTTCTGCCTGCTAAACTAGCTGCTAACTTCTAGTGCTTATACACATTCTTGTTCTTTTTTATAGACTCGTTCAAGGCAATAAATGACGAAGGTATGCCCATGCATCAGAGACCATTCATGAAAGGGAACTTATACATCCACTTCACTGTAGAGTTCCCCGATACCCTTACATTAGACCAATGCAAGTCTCTAGAAGCTGTGCTTCCTCCGAGGTCGTCCCCACTGCTTACCGATATGGAGTTAGATGAATGTGAGGAGACAACTCTTCATAATGTCAATATGGAGGAGGAAATGCGCAGGAAGGAGGCTCGAGCCCACCAAGAGGCttatgatgaagatgaagatgaagatatgCATGGGGGTGGTCAGCGGGTTCAGTGTGCTCAACAATAATCTTGGTTGAAGTTCGTTTACATGAATCTCGAGCTAGTGTCTCTGCTGACCAGAGCTAAGGCATGCCGTAGCGTAAACACTGATGGTTATGTATCgacaacaatatttttaaatttttgttcaaGCATCATAGTTTATTGAATCGTAGAGATCATTACGAATTCTTGTCGGGCAAACTGGCAAATTTTCTGTTGAAACAATCTTCTATTTCATTTGTAGTTGGGTGCTTTAAAAAAGGGTTAGGTTTGTGTAGAACATTTTTCCTTGCTAACTAAGATATATAATTGTTGCTAGAAGTTGTGACTTGTTCTAGAATCATTCAAGTAAAGAATGAAGTCCTAAGTGTTTGTACTTTGATTGTTGACTTGCTTTTGTTTATGTACCTGCCTGGCTGCCTAACTGGATCCTTTTATATTGGGCCATTGGCAAATTTCAATCAGTCTAGTACTCATCATCACACCCAGTGTATCTCGATCATAGGAACTATGATCAGGTCTGGAGAGTGAAGGAAGACGAAAATTCAtatccataaaagaaaatgctGTTAAAGAATTTCTTGACTCGAGAAAAATCAACAGATAAATCCTAGAGAAAACCTTAGAAAAATAAGTTCTTGTGTCCAAATAGATCGAGTGAAGCTGGCTCTGCGAGTCTGCATCTAACCGACAACTTGACATAagattaaaaatcaataaaaatatataaatataataaaataattagataggtagaaaaataagtaaaagaaTGATCAGTAAAAGGCAAAGAACTAGAATACTCACAGGTACACGAGAGAATATCAATATTCTAGGACATGAATAAGACACCTCTAACTATccctatccctagtcaagtCTTTATATAGGTGTAATGCAagttgttttttatttgttcctTCCAAGTTCTTCCAGATTTTCCATTGTGATGGTTTCGATTCTCCTCACGGGGGCGTCAATCACTCTTGCActcattactattattttttgctACAATATATGTTCTTAGTTTATTCTCTCATTTCATTAGTTAAATGAGACTATTAGGATAAATAAAAGGGAGTATATTACTATTATCATCCCGTTGATTTTTctatttaatgtgttatttctCCTTATGACAAACGAGTATTTGGCAAACTCATCACCCTTCTATCTTCAAACGTATTAGTTTCATAACTTCAGCACTTCGAGTTTTACAAGTTGTAGAGAATCTTTGCATTATAATTTAGGAAGGGGGAGGAAAGGGAAAGATTGATGTGTTtgctttttaaatttgtttaaattttaaggATTAATTATTGTGTATAAATTGTAAAGAAGTTTTGCCTTTAATTtacgtttttttttctttgtttaatgTACTTAGACTCCACTCACACGCATACTGAGAATTTTCTGGAAGTTCATCCATTATAAGGCTATTTCACACTATACACATTTATCTTAGGTGTATTGCAAATATGTTTTCTTTATGAAAAGATGTACCTTATTGATATTAGTAGAACTATCAATACATATAAAGTTCATTTTTCGTTCACGGTCTCAACTCATGGTATTACATTCTGATTCACCTCCTATTAATTGAATTAGCCATGGTCAATGGGTTTTTTGGTAGCATTTATAACACCCAGACCTAATCCAAAATAGTGAAGGCTACCCATATCAGCAAGAAAAATCACAATTATCTTTGTTCAAGTCAATTGATTTCACTATAATAGGAAAGGTATTGACGTTTTCAGCAATTTTCAGTTAAGTATCGTGTTCAATAAATAGCtgataatttcttttgtttccCTTTAGAATCAATTCACTAGAAATCCGATGAGAATCTTAATAGTTCTAATTAgataatcattaaaaaaataagcgatcttaatttaaatattattcagATTTTCAGTTCTATTTCAAATCACAATCTCAACAACTATATACTAATAAAACAATAGCAAAATCAACACTTACACTTACTTTGTTTCCAAAATCCGATCTTATGTAAACAATAATGTGTAAAACTAAAATTTTGCAGCATTACCTTGAAAGTTCAAGTTTATTGGTGCATGCTTTTGAGAATTTAGGTAATATTATAacccaaaatttaaaaataattaaatttcattCCAATTGAAGTATGGAGTCATTCTCTTTTCCTTGGGCCTATCCATgccaaaaaaacccaaaaatttaAAGATAATAGAACAGCACTAACTTTTTATTAAGATCGTCTCACTGTAAGACAGTTTTAATTGGGTCAGTTCAAACTCTTTAAATAAAAAACTGCTTTCTATCCAAGtgtgaatttaattttttttttttaatgtctttTACTTAAAAACTGGTTAAATGAGCTCGTCTAGACATTTTCATAAGACTTGCTAGACTCTaaaataatagtactaataaattaagaaaagcaaaaaaaattctCCACCGCTCGAAACTGTCGAATAAAAGAGGAACCGAAGAGAAGAAAAAACCCTTTTTCGCCGTCGTGTTCTTCTAACCCTTCTTCTCAACTCCCTCTTCTCCGCACAATTCGAAGTGAGATCGGTAAGACTGTGCATCTCTTCATCCGTTAATCCTTCTTCTTGCTTTGAATTTCATTCTTGTTTAGGATCTGCCAGAACTGATTCCTCTACTTGTTTTACAAATATTTGTTTCAGTTGCAAAGAGGAGGATTTTAGAGTGAATTAAGTAGAAGGAAGATGTTTGGAAGGCCGCCCAAGAAGAGTGATAATACAAGGTATTATGAGATCTTGGGAGTACCCAAAACTGCTTCCCCTGAAGATCTGAAGAAGGCTTATAAAAAAGCTGCTATTAAGAATCATCCTGATAAGGGTGGGGATCCTGAAAAGgtttgcgttttttagcttctaatttattattatatgggTATTTCTGGGTATTCAAATATTCATTTATTGTTGTATCTCAGATTCATGGTAGTTGATTTTATTGCTATGCGTCTTTGATCTGATCTGTATATATGAATATGGGTTGCTGTGATCTTGCTGTAACGTGTTAATTGTTTAATTGATTATCTTATTGATTTTTCCGGGTTGGTAATGATGATTGATTCATCTTAATTGTGTGATTAAGCTGGAATGTGAGAAATgagttgatatttttttaaggaaaaattgtcgaaaataatctaAACCTTTGGCTCATCTGTTGTAATAATCCTACctattgattattttctaataatctcatctttaatatatattttctcccAGCGTACCCTGTGGGTGAGGGGAGAGGTGGGGTTGTGGTGGTTTAGAGGTGGGGTTATGGTGGTTTATATCACTGGGTATGGTGGGAGAAAAAACATACAAAAGGTTGgcttattagaaaataatccaaaggtagaaagattagattatttttgacaatttttcctatttataatGCAATTGATTGAATGCTGGAGTTGAGATGAGGGTTTGAATTTTGTGGATTTAAGAGAGGATGTTTTAAGGTGGTTGGTTCTATGTGCTTTGAAGTTTATGGTGATGCTATTGTTGAACTGTAGTAGGCTTttgtgatttgtaaaattatggTATTTGGCAGTTTAAGGAATTGGCTCATGCTTATGAAGTTCTAAGTGATCCCGAAAAGCGTGAGATATATGATCAATATGGAGAGGATGCACTTAAGGAAGGtatgggtggtggtggtggagcaCATGACCCATTTGATATCTTCTCCTCATTCTTTGGAGGAAATCCCTTTGGCGGTTAGTGTCTTTTTATGTCAAAATCGTTATGGTTGGTGTTGCTATGTATAAAGTATTTGAAACGTACGGTATGTCATTTGTGTTTAGGTGGTGGAAGTAGTAGAGGTCGAAGGCAGAGACGGGGGGAGGATGTTGTACACCCATTGAAGGTTTCTTTGGAGGATCTTTACAATGGTACTTCCAAGAAATTGTCCCTTTCTCGCAATGTCATCTGCTCCAAGTGCAAAGGGTGAGCTATATGTTAGTCGAATTATTCTAGTATATGAAGAGTTTGTTGGTTTAGTTTTTGTTTCTTGAATTGCTTGATGTTCAATTACAGTAAAGGATCAAAATCTGGTGCTTCAATGAATTGCCCTGGCTGCCAAGGGTCTGGAGTGAAAATCTCGATCAGGCATCTCGGTCCTATGATTCAGCAGATGCAACATACTTGTAATGATTGCAAGGGTACCGGTGAAACCATTAATGACCGAGACCGTTGCCCACAATGTAAGGGTGAGAAGGTTGTGCAAGAAAAGAAAGTTTTGGAGGTTCATGTTGAAAAGGGAATGAAAAATGGACAAAAAATAACTTTCCCTGGACAAGCTGACGAGGCTGTACgtatttgatttgttaaatATCCTAttttgagtatatatatatatatatatatatatatatatatatatatatatatatatgtatatataatatatatatatgtatatatatatgtatatatatatatatatatatgtttgtttgttgaaccttttttattaatcaaataTCATATTATTGCAGCCCGATACTGTCACTGGCGATATTGTGTTTATCTTACAGCAGAAGGATCACTCAAAATTCAAGCGAAAGGGTGATGATCTGTTTTATGAACATACCCTTTCACTAACTCAGGCCCTCTGTGGTTTCCAGTTTGTATTAGCCCATCTGGACAGTAGGCAATTGCTAATAAAATCTCATCCGGGAGAAGTTGTTAAGCCAGGTAATAGTTTCATAGTTTGAATATTGATATTTCTTGATGTGATTTTGACGAATGACAAACATTCACCCGTCTTACTATCTGCAGTTTTGAAATAGTGATAGTGATTTTAGGTTTGGTTTGGGATTATTATGAACTATTGTAAAtaaactcattaaatcatgtgcactcagtgtcacatgattcgttaATCACGTCACGAATCACGAATCGAAAAAAGccaattatggtcggttttagtCTATTTTAGAACTATTTTGAGCGAATTGCAAATTCGAAAGgcgaactaactagcgaatCATGTATCGCtgtgtgcacttcttatttatgtgaagttgctaCCTAAGGTCTATCGGAAACgatctctttgttatcactaactaTTAGTTTGTGTACATCCGAAAAACAcaccctaggtgggagccacttaatgacataTGTTTATTGAAATGTTGTTAGTGTTTGGTAATGTTCTTGCCGTTAGATAGTTTCCTTAATTGTTTGATAACGGGTTATCTGTTTTCTGCCTGCTAATTTAGCTTATGATTTCTAGCGCTCATGCATGTTCTTGCTCGTTCTTGTAGATTCGTTCAAGGCAATTAACGACGAAGGTATGCCCATGCATCAGAGACCATTCATGAAGGGGAATCTATACATCCACTTCACTGTAGAGTTCCCCGATACCTTGACATTGGACCAATGCAAGTCTTTAGAGGCTGTGCTTCCTCCGAAGTCATCACCACAGCTTACTGCTATGGAGTTGGATGAATGTGAAGAGACAACTCTTCACAATGTCGACATCGAGGAGGAAATGCGCAGGAAGGAGGCTCGAGCCCAGCAAGAGGCttatgatgaagatgaagatatgCATGGAGATGGAGGTGCTCAAAGGGTTCAATGCGCTCAACAATAATCCTAATTGAAGGTGACTCGATTGATCTCTATGTCGGGATCTGCTTTCGGGGGCTAATGGTTACATATTGATtagagttattttttttttgttgaagaatTGTAGTGTATTGAATCATAAGATACCTTGAAGAATACTTGTCCTGAGTTTTTGGAAACAGAATTTTCTATATGTTGCATATGTTAGAGATGTGAGAACTTACAATGGTTAGGCTTGTGTAGAACATTGTTTTCTTCCTGACCACTGTTACATGATTCATTATTTTCCTTTTGTGAATCTTGAATCATAGAAAGTGAATTATGATTGGTTTTGGGCTATCTTAGGGTCATTTTAAGTGAATCGCGAATTTAAAAAGCTAATTAACTGGTGAATTATTTTACATTGttcctaatatatatatatatatatatatatatatatatatatatatatatatatatatatatattgttaaatgTTTGTTTGATCTTGTATCATTCAAGTGAAGATTGAAGTACTTCCATTTCTTAATTGAGAAAATATTAGTACTTTGATGGTCTGTGTTACCTTACCTCTGATCATTATGGAGACCTTCCTTTTACATTCATATGGCTCTTGTAAGCTCATTATACTTTATAGAGAATAGGAACCATAGAATAGTTTTTGTTCCAATTTGTACATTTAATCATCTATCCCCAAATTTTTGGGTATGGTGGGGCAGATTATCTGGAGATTTTTGTGAGTTCACGGTGtagcaaattaaaagaaatatatcaTGTGTCA
Coding sequences:
- the LOC130817508 gene encoding dnaJ protein homolog, with product MFGRAPKKSNNTKYYEILGVPKSASPDDLKKAYKKAAIKNHPDKGGDPEKFKELAHAYEVLSDPEKREIYDQYGEDALKEGMGGGGGGHDPFDIFSSFFGGNPFGGGGSSRGRRQRRGEDVIHPLKVSLEDLYNGTSKKLSLARNVICSKCKGKGSKSGASMNCPGCQGSGVKISIRQLGPSMIQQMQHTCNDCKGTGETINDRDRCPQCKGEKVVQEKKVLEVHVEKGMQSRQKITFPGEADEAPDTVTGDIVFILQQKEHSKFKRKGDDLFYEHNLLLTEALCGFQFVLAHLDNRQLLIKSGPGEVVKPDSFKAINDEGMPMHQRPFMKGNLYIHFTVEFPDTLTLDQCKSLEAVLPPRSSPLLTDMELDECEETTLHNVNMEEEMRRKEARAHQEAYDEDEDEDMHGGGQRVQCAQQ
- the LOC130817509 gene encoding dnaJ protein homolog, giving the protein MFGRPPKKSDNTRYYEILGVPKTASPEDLKKAYKKAAIKNHPDKGGDPEKFKELAHAYEVLSDPEKREIYDQYGEDALKEGMGGGGGAHDPFDIFSSFFGGNPFGGGGSSRGRRQRRGEDVVHPLKVSLEDLYNGTSKKLSLSRNVICSKCKGKGSKSGASMNCPGCQGSGVKISIRHLGPMIQQMQHTCNDCKGTGETINDRDRCPQCKGEKVVQEKKVLEVHVEKGMKNGQKITFPGQADEAPDTVTGDIVFILQQKDHSKFKRKGDDLFYEHTLSLTQALCGFQFVLAHLDSRQLLIKSHPGEVVKPDSFKAINDEGMPMHQRPFMKGNLYIHFTVEFPDTLTLDQCKSLEAVLPPKSSPQLTAMELDECEETTLHNVDIEEEMRRKEARAQQEAYDEDEDMHGDGGAQRVQCAQQ